The Oncorhynchus gorbuscha isolate QuinsamMale2020 ecotype Even-year linkage group LG08, OgorEven_v1.0, whole genome shotgun sequence DNA window ggtagtgggttcgatccccgggaccacccatacgtagaatgggtggataaaagcgtctgctaaatggcatatatattgtTGTTCAAGCTGGCCCATTATAACATCATGTGGTTGTTGTTCAAGCTGGCCCATTAGAACATCATGTGGTTATTCAAGCTGGCCCATTAGAACATCATGTGGTTGTTCAAGCTGGCCCATTAGAACATCATGTGATTGTTGTTCAAGCTGGCCCATTAGAACATCATGTGGTTGTTGTTCAAGCTGGCCCGTTAGAACATCATGTGGTTGTTGTTCAAGCTGGCCCGTTAGAACATCATGTGGTTGTTGTTCAAGCTGGCGCATTAGAACATCATGTGATTGTTGTTCAAGCTGGCCCATTAGAACATCATGAGATTGTTATTCAAGCTGGCCCATTAGAACATCATGTGATTGTTGTTCAAGCTGGCCCATTATAACATCATGTGATTGGTTTTCAAGCTGGCCCCATTAGAACATCATGTGGTTGTTGTTCAAGCTGGCCCATTAGAACATCATGTGGTTGTTGTTCAAGCTGGCCCATTATAACATCATGTGATTGTTCAAGCTGGCCCGTTAGAACATCATGTGGTTGTTCAAGCTGGCCCGTTAGAACATCATGTGGTTGTTGTTCAAGCTGGCCCATTAGAACACCATGTGATTGTTGTTCAAGCTGGCCCGTTAGAACATCATGTGGTTGTTGTTCAAGCTGGCCCGTTAGAACATCATGTGATTGTTGTTCAAGCTGGCCCATTAGAACATCATGTGGTTGTTGTTCAAGCTGGCCCGTTAGAACATCATGTGGTTGTTGTTCAAGCTGGCCCATTAGAACACCATGTGATTGTTGTTCAAGCTGGCCCGTTAGAACATCATGTGGTTGTTGTTCAAGCTGGCCCGTTAGAACATCATGTGGTTGTTGTTCAAGCTGGCCCATTAGAACACCATGTGATTGTTGTTCAAGCTGGCCCGTTAGAACATCATGTGATTGTTATTCAAGCTGGCCCCATTAAAACACCATGTGATTGTTATTCAAGCTGGCCCCATTAAAACATAATGTGATTGTTGTTCAAGCTGGCCCCATTttaacatttgtatttatttttaatttatgtcacctgtatttaaccaggtaggccagttgagaacaagttctcatttacaactgggtcctggccaagataaaagcaaagcagtgcgacaaaaacaacaacacagagttacacataaacaaatgtacagtcaataacacaattgaaaaggaaaatagaaaaatctatgtacagtgtgtgcaaatcaacaaggtaatacagtagggggagtgcttctcaaatgtaatgttttatgtGTTCTCCACACTCTCTCGTACTCAAGAGAACGTCTTCGGAGCATGAGAGTGTGGAGCAAGGCAGTATGCATATTGTAAACAACTAGGGCTTGTTGTTCAAATTggcccattatgacatcatgtgATTGTTGTTCCGTTATAACTATGTTATTGTTGTTCAAATTGGCCCATTATGACATGTTATTGTTGGTCAAATTGGCCCATTGTGACATCATGTTATTGTTGGTCAAATTGGCCCATTGTGACATCATGTTATTGTTGTTCAAATTGGCCCATTGTGACATCATGTTATTGTTGTTCAAATTGGCCCATTGTGACATCATGTGATTGTTGTTCAAATTggcccattatgacatcatgtgATTGTTGTTCAAATTggcccattatgacatcatgttATTGTTGTTCAAATTggcccattatgacatcatgtgATTGTTGTTCAAATTGTCACATTACGAAATCATGTTATTGTTGGTCAAATTagcccattatgacatcatgttATTGTTGTTCAAATTggcccattatgacatcatgttATTGTTGTTCAAATTGTTTCATCCAGATGATCTGTAAGACGTGTTCTCACATCATGCTGACCAAAGAGGAGAAACTGCAGTTCATGGATGTGTTGAAGAGGCCTGGACTAGCGTACCTACAGAAACGAGGAATGAAGAAGAAGATATCCGACAAATGCCGCAAAAGGACATTGTGTCTCAATTGCTCCACGTTAAATGGTAGGGTATCAACAATAGCTTAGTCTTTGACTGTTTACGGTTCAACTTTGACATTTGAGGCCAAAATACATATTAAGTTATATATGAATTGAGTTGGATTTAGTTGAGTTGAAAGCAAAGCCCAAGTGGTggttaataatatataaatatatgccatttagcagacgcttttatccaaagcgacttacagtcatgtgtgcatacattctacgtatgggtggtcccgggaatcgaacccactaccctggcgttacaagcgccatgctctaccaactgagttggTGTGACTGATAATGTCTTTGTTCTTGCCATTTAACAGGACCAGTGAAGAAGTGTGGCTTGCTGAAGATCCTCCACGAGAAATACAAGACAACCAAGAAAGTGGTGGACACTGTAGTATCAGACTTTCTCAACTCATTCGATATCGCAATAGAACACAACAAAGAAGTGGAGGGCTtgcttaacagggctcaggtgagtcacgttgaaggcaaccagggcttgcttaacagggctcaggtgagtcacgttgaaggcaactagggcttgcttaacagggctcaggtgagtcacgttgaaggcaaccagggcttgcttaacagggctcaggtgagtcacgttgaaggcaaccagggcttgcttaacagggctcaggtgagtcacgttgaaggcaactagggcttgcttaacagggctcaggtgagtcacgttgaaggcaaccagggcttgcttaacagggctcaggtgagtcacgttgaaggcaactagggcttgcttaacagggctcaggtgagtcacgttgaaggcaactagggcttgcttaacagggctcaggtgagtcacgttgaaggcaaccagggcttgcttaacagggctcaggtgagtcacgttgaaggcaaccagggcttgcttaacagggctcaggtgagtcacgttGAAGGCAACTAGGGCTTtgcttaacagggctcaggtgagtcacgttgaaggcaactagggcttgcttaacagggctcaggtgagtcacgttgaaggcaaccagggcttgcttaacagggctcaggtgagtcacgttGAAGGCAACTAGGGTTtgcttaacagggctcaggtgagtcacgttgaaggcaaccagggcttgcttaacagggctcaggtgagtcacgttGAAGACAACTAGGGTTtgcttaacagggctcaggtgagtcacgttgaaggcaaccagggcttgcttaacagggctcaggtgagtcacgttgaaggcaaccagggcttgcttaacagggctcaggtgagtcacgttgaaggcaaccagggcttgcttaacagggctcaggtgagtcacgttgaaggcaaccagggcttgcttaacagggctcaggtgagtcacgttGAAGGCAACAGGGCTTGCTTAACAGGGCTCAGAGCAAGGCAACTAGGGCTtgcttaacagggctcaggtgagtcacgttGAAGGCAACTAGGGCTTGCTTAACGgggctcaggtgagtcacgttgaatgcaaccagggcttgcttaacagggctcaggtgagtcacgttgaaggcaaccagggcttgcttaacagggctcaggtgagtcacgttgaatgcaaccagggcttgcttaacagggctcaggtgagtcacgttgaaggcaaccagggcttgcttaacagggctcaggtgagtcacgttgaaggcaaccagggcttgcttaacagggctcaggtgagtcacgttGAAGGCAACTAGGGTTtgcttaacagggctcaggtgagtcacgttgaaggcaactagggcttgcttaacagggctcaggtgagtcacgttgaaggcaaccagggcttgcttaacagggctcaggtgagtcacgttGAAGGCAACCAGGGTTtgcttaacagggctcaggtgagtcacgttgaaggcaactagggcttgcttaacagggctcaggtgagtcacgttGAAGGCAACCAGGGTTtgcttaacagggctcaggtgagtcacgttgaaggcaaccagggcttgcttaacagggctcaggtgagtcacgttgaaggcaaccagggcttgcttaacagggctcaggtgagtcacagggctcaggtgagtcacgttgaagcaactagggcttgcttaacagggccagggcttgcttaacagggctcaggtgagtcacgttgaaggcaaccagggcttgcttaacagggctcaggtgagtcacgttGAAGGCAACAGGGCTCAGGGCTtgcttaacagggctcaggtgagtcacgttgaaggcaaccagggcttgcttaacagggctcaggtgagtcacgttgaaggcaactagggcttgcttaacagggctcaggtgagtcacgttgaaggcaactagggcttgcttaacagggctcaggtgagtcacgttgaaggcaactagggcttgcttaacagggctcaggtgagtcacgttGAAGACAACTAGGGCTtgcttaacagggctcaggtgagtcacgttgaaggcaaccagggcttgcttaacagggctcaggtgagtcacgttgaaggcaactagggcttgcttaacagggctcaggtgagtcacgttgaaggcaactagggcttgcttaacagggctcaggtgagtcacgttgaaggcaaccagggcttgcttaacagggctcaggtgagtcaTGTTGAAGGCAACCAGGGCTtgcttaacagggctcaggtgagtcacgttgaaggcaactagggcttgcttaacagggctcaggtgagtcacgttgaaggcaaccagggcttgcttaacagggctcaggtgagtcacTTTTTGAAGGCAACTTTTAACAGTTTACATGTCTACTTTGTAGAGGTCATATGAGGATAATGGTTTGTTTTGTATGTTTTTCACTTAGCAGTGACTTACAGTAACAGAGTTCAGACAGGATTAGTATATGGGATGCTTGTCGGAATTGAACAAACAGAACCTGGTATTACTAGAGTCACACTCTCCTTACCAACTGGGTCACACTGGTTTTAAATGCTGACCGATCATGTCTTTCACCCGATGGAGAACCTGAGTCCTCTACATATTTTGTCTGTCTGaatctgggaaactggcccttaTGGTTGTAAATgctgattgaccttcatgtcctgTGGTTTCCAGGAGAACCTGAGTCCTCTAGTGGTGTTGAACCTCTTCAAAATGTGTCTGTCTGaatctgggaaactggcccttaTGGTTGTAAATGCTGATTGACCTTTATGTCCTGTGGTTTCCAGGAGAACCTGAGTCCTCTAGTGGTGCTGAACCTCTTCAGGAGGATACCAGCGGAGGACATTCCCCTGCTCCTGATGAACCCTGAGGCAGGTAAGCCTGCAGACCTCATCCTCACCCGCCTGCTGGTACCTCCGCTCTGCATCCGCCCCTCTGTCATCTCAGACCTCAAGTCGGGTACTAATGAGGATGACCTCACCATGAAGCTCACAGAGATCATCTTCCTCAATGATGTCATCAAGAAGGTgggtacattacatttacatcaaatatatttttaaaaatgtatgatGTCATAGAGAAGGTGGGCGTCATGGGATTGGGAGAGTAGCAGGAAGTGTCAATGAATTTGTGATTAATTGTTTTATTAATCGGCTCGGGAGTTTTTCCATGAACTGACCAGGAAAACCTCTGGGGCCCCGGTAGGCTATTACTAACTAGTTGGTCAGCTGAGGAAAACCTCTTGGCCCCAGTAGGCTATTACATTTACATCTAGTTGGTCAGCTGAGGAAAACCTCTGGGCCCCAGTAGGCTATTACATTTACATCTAGTTGGTCAGCTGATGAAAACCTCTTGGCCCCAGTAGGTTATTACTCACTAGTTGGTCAGCTGAGGAAAACCTCTGGGCCCCAGTAGGCTATTACTAACTAGTTGGTCAGCTGAGGAAAACCTCTTGGCCCCAGTAGGCTATTACATTTACATCTAGTTGGTCAGCTGAGGAAAACCTCTGGGCCCCAGTAGGCTATTACTCACTAGTTGGTCAGCTCAGGAAAACCTCCTGTGCCTTTTTTATGAAAGCAATAACACAAGACAACAAAAAGAAGTTATAATTTCCAATTCACATTAGACAATAAGTTggtttgatgttgatgttgttgttgttgtctaatgAATGTTGAGTGATGAATGAGTTGTTCTGCCCGCCTCCCATGCCGTCCCACAGCACCGTATGTCAGGGGCCAAGACCCAGATGATCATGGAGGACTGGGACTTCCTCCAGCTGCAATGTGCTCTCTACATCAACAGTGAGCTCTCTGGCATCCCCCTCAACATGGCCCCTAAGAAGTGGACCAGAGGCTTCGTTCAGAGACTCAAGGGCAAACAAGGTCTCGCTCATATAAATGTTGATTTTTAATTCTAACTATTTAATAGTTACCTATTGTCTATTCTGATTTCTAGTTCTGTGGTCACTCTCTCCATCGTATTTATTGATAGTTGACACTGAATTCATGTCAATGTCATGCCTTTTGTCGTAAACAATGTAGTTTATTTACACAGCTGAGTCTTGAAACAGAAAGTATCCTAGTTGATTGTGGAGCCATTTAATCACAAACTATAATGATTCTCCACTGCTGTCTATGGACACACTAGGTTATTGATGGTTCgcggtgtctctctctcagggcgaTTCCGTGGAAACCTCTCGGGGAAGAGAGTGGATTTCTCTGGGAGAACGGTCATCTCTCCGGACCCCAACCTGCGGATTGATGAGGTGGCTGTCCCTGTGCACGTAGCCAAAATCCTGACCTACCCAGAGAAGGTAAGATTCTCATTGGCCACACTTTAACTACAACTTTTAATAAGGCTTTATAATAATTA harbors:
- the LOC124042220 gene encoding DNA-directed RNA polymerase III subunit RPC1-like; the encoded protein is MICKTCSHIMLTKEEKLQFMDVLKRPGLAYLQKRGMKKKISDKCRKRTLCLNCSTLNGPVKKCGLLKILHEKYKTTKKVVDTVVSDFLNSFDIAIEHNKEVEGLLNRAQENLSPLVVLNLFRRIPAEDIPLLLMNPEAGKPADLILTRLLVPPLCIRPSVISDLKSGTNEDDLTMKLTEIIFLNDVIKKHRMSGAKTQMIMEDWDFLQLQCALYINSELSGIPLNMAPKKWTRGFVQRLKGKQGRFRGNLSGKRVDFSGRTVISPDPNLRIDEVAVPVHVAKILTYPEKVNKANLEMLRKLVRSGPEVHPGANFIQQRHTQMKRFLKYGNREKMAQELKFGDVVERHMIDGDIVLFNRQPSLHKLSIMAHIAKVKPHRTFRFNECVCTPYNADFDGDEMNLHLPQTEEAKAEALVLMGTKANLVTPRNGEPLIAAIQDFLTGQPLCYSNEPIIVCRSKA